GATGATGGCAGTACCGATCAAAGCTTAGCAATAGTTAAGAGTCTAAATAATGACAAAATAACAGTCATCCAACAAGAAAATCAAGGCGCATCCATAGCAAGAAACACTGCTATTGCAGCCTCAAACGGAAGCTATATAGCCACATTAGACGCTGACGATATTTGGGATAAAAACCATCTATTACAACTAAAAAAATGCATAGACACTTGTCCTGAAGCTGTACTATTTTGTACCAATTATAATATTAAGCGTCATGATGGATTTATAACTAAATCTAAATTTAATTTTGAATATGACAATAGTTGCTTGATAATTAACGACTTTTTTAAAGCTAACATTATTAATTTTATTCCTACTTCATCTTCCGTTGCTTTTAAGAAACAGGACTTTTTAAAAGTTAATGGATATAATACTAAATTAAGAACAGGTCAGGATATTGATTTGTGGATTAAATTTGGTTTAATTGGCAAAATCGCTTTTAACCCAAAAATAACGATGCTATATAACTTCTTTGATCAATCTAGTTTATCAAATAGTGATTATAATGAGGACAGATATTTACTAATTAATAATTATAAGAATGAAGCACAAAACAACGCTTCATTAAAAAAGTATTTAGACATAAATAGATATGCATTAGTCATTCGTTATAAATTATTAGACCAACCAATTGACGCTAAAAAAGTAAAGCAAGACATCGATTTTAAAAATTTAAACTATAAACAAAAAGTCCTTGTAAATTGTCCTTCCTCTATTTTAATTGGATTAAAAAAGCTTCATAGTTTTTTAATAAAAAATAACATTTACTTATCAGCTTTTAAGTAATTCAAATTCGCTATAATCTCTAACATAATCCTCTTCATTGTAAACCTCTGATGCTAAGACTAAACATACTGCTCCTGAAGAAAAATTTTCAAGTTCTCTCCAAATACCTGGTACAATCATCAACCCTTTATTAGGCTTATTTAAACTGACTGTTTTAGTGTTTTTACCATCTTTTAAAATCACATCAAAACTACCACTTAAGGGTATCAAAAACTGAAATAAAGCTTTATGAGCATGACCTCCTCTATAAGCATCACTAGGTACATCGTATAAATAATACACGCGTTTGATATCAAATGGAACGCAATCTTTTTCTATAACTGACAAATTACCACGTCCTTCTTCATCAGTGATTTTAGGTATTTCTATAATAGATACTGCGTTTACAGTCGTTGATTTTAATTTCATTTTAAGACTTTTCAATTCCTAATTTAACTAGATTTTTATAAGTTGAAATTCCTTTTAAACCTACTTTAAATTTTTTAATAATTTGATTTGTTTTTATTGCACCTTGCTTATGTACAATGTATAAATATTTACATAGTTTTAAGTATCCCAATACACCAGAATATTTGTAATATAAGGCACTTCTGGCATATACTAATTTGTCATTTCCAGAGTCTTTGCCTGAACTAAAAAACGGATGCGACAATATTACCTTGGGCTCAAATATAGTCTGCATTTTTAATTTTAAAGCCTCTCGCATAAAAATATATTCGTCTGCGGTTTCAAAAGTGGACCCTAATCCAAAATTGACATTAAAAAGTAGGCTGTTTTGCTTTATTAATTTAGTGTTAAACGTAATCACTACAGAATTAACTTCTTTAATGGACTCTAAATCATGACACTTAACTTGAGGATAATTTTTAAATAAATTACCTTCAAAATCTTCCATTTTAAAAGTTATAATAGCTGCATTAGGATTACTATTATATGCTTCTAAAATAATTTTATCAAAATCTGGTTTAAATTTAACATCATCGTCTACAATTAAACATAACTGACCAATCGTATTTTTTATTGCCATGTTTCGGCTTTTAGCCAAACCTTTTTCAAAACTATTTATCACTCTAATATTATCCACAGTCGACTCCAAAATGTGAGATTGATCTGTTTGATTAATTATCAGGATGTTATAGTTTTTAAAAGAACTATTTGGAAACATATTTGATAGAAAATCCATAGATGTCTGAAACATAGTTGCTACTAACAACTCTAATTTTACATCTTTCTTTTTGGCATTGCCCATTAACTTCTATCTTTGAAAACAAATGTATAAAATATAAATGAAGATATTATTAATTGGCGAATATAGCAGACTACACAATTCTTTAAAAGAAGGTTTGATTGCTTTAGGACATCAGGTGACTTTAGTTAGTTCTGGTGATGGCTTAAAACAATTTGAATCTGATTATCTGTTAACTTCAAAAATTAAAAATAATCGCTTTTTAAGTTTATTAAACTCTGGATTAATTAGACTTTTTGGTGTTAATTTAATTCAGAATGAATACTACCAGCAGTTTAAAAAATTATTACCACAATTTAAAAATTTTGATGTTGTCCAATTAATAAATGAAGATGCACTTGGCGTAACACCAAAACAGTCTATAAAATTATACTCACAGCTTTTTAAGCAAAATAAGTCTATCTATTTATTGGCTTGTGGAGAAGATTATGTAACCATAAATTATTTTTTAAATCCAGCAAATGGCTATTCTGTTTTAACACCTTATTTAAACAATACTGCCTTAAAAAACACATTTAATTTT
The genomic region above belongs to Olleya sp. Hel_I_94 and contains:
- a CDS encoding glycosyltransferase family 2 protein, translating into MSFFSVIIPLYNKEKYVLKTITSVLQQSFQNFDIVIVDDGSTDQSLAIVKSLNNDKITVIQQENQGASIARNTAIAASNGSYIATLDADDIWDKNHLLQLKKCIDTCPEAVLFCTNYNIKRHDGFITKSKFNFEYDNSCLIINDFFKANIINFIPTSSSVAFKKQDFLKVNGYNTKLRTGQDIDLWIKFGLIGKIAFNPKITMLYNFFDQSSLSNSDYNEDRYLLINNYKNEAQNNASLKKYLDINRYALVIRYKLLDQPIDAKKVKQDIDFKNLNYKQKVLVNCPSSILIGLKKLHSFLIKNNIYLSAFK
- a CDS encoding sugar 3,4-ketoisomerase yields the protein MKLKSTTVNAVSIIEIPKITDEEGRGNLSVIEKDCVPFDIKRVYYLYDVPSDAYRGGHAHKALFQFLIPLSGSFDVILKDGKNTKTVSLNKPNKGLMIVPGIWRELENFSSGAVCLVLASEVYNEEDYVRDYSEFELLKS
- a CDS encoding glycosyltransferase family A protein; the encoded protein is MGNAKKKDVKLELLVATMFQTSMDFLSNMFPNSSFKNYNILIINQTDQSHILESTVDNIRVINSFEKGLAKSRNMAIKNTIGQLCLIVDDDVKFKPDFDKIILEAYNSNPNAAIITFKMEDFEGNLFKNYPQVKCHDLESIKEVNSVVITFNTKLIKQNSLLFNVNFGLGSTFETADEYIFMREALKLKMQTIFEPKVILSHPFFSSGKDSGNDKLVYARSALYYKYSGVLGYLKLCKYLYIVHKQGAIKTNQIIKKFKVGLKGISTYKNLVKLGIEKS